A region from the Acyrthosiphon pisum isolate AL4f chromosome A1, pea_aphid_22Mar2018_4r6ur, whole genome shotgun sequence genome encodes:
- the LOC100168562 gene encoding uncharacterized protein LOC100168562 → MDDIELKYDYDSEDQEEDDTDTEYDNPPSPKTTFGDNCCTNKCLLMFDDEFKTRFKADMSLLQKFEKNIYLFAMISINRNKINATKIIKSSKYFQYAVKHYGVNQSVCKSAFVILHDTTPALVRTLCMKMTVGHNTPVDGRGKHNNRSTISDETKVAIKDHFFSILKSPNIFKCAKKNLGQPNISQLWISFKQEHGHISRSTYTKYIQSLLTPEVVSNFMCANQAKQILQYINKNKSR, encoded by the exons ATGGATGACATAGAATTGAAATACGACTATGACTCGGAGGATCAGGAAGAAGATGACACGGACACGGAGTACGACAATCCGCCATCGCCCAAGACCACATTCGGAGATAATTGCTGCACAAACAAATGCCTGTTGATGTTTGACGACGAGTTTAAGACACGTTTTAAGGCGGATATGTCACTGCtgcaaaaatttgaaaaaaacatttatttgttcgCGATGATCTCCATCAACAGAAACAAGATAAACGCCACTAAAATTATCAAGtcttcaaaatatttccaatatGCAGTTAAGCATTACGGAGTGAATCAATCTGTGTGCAAAAGCGCATTTGTCATCCTGCACGATACAACTCCAGCGCTGGTACGAACATTGTGCATGAAGATGACAGTAGGGCATAATACACCTGTTGACGGCcgtggtaaacataataatcgATCGACTATATCCGACGAAACAAAAGTTGCGATAAAAGATCATTTCTTCAGCATCTTAAAGTCGCCTAAT atTTTCAAATGTGCCAAGAAAAATCTTGGGCAACCCAATATTTCTCAGCTGTGGATTAGTTTTAAACAAGAACACG GTCATATATCCCGTTCaacatacacaaaatatattcaatcatTATTAACACCAGAAGTTGTATCAAACTTTATGTGTGCAAACCaagcaaaacaaattttacaatacataaataaaaataaatcacgtTAG